The proteins below come from a single Aegilops tauschii subsp. strangulata cultivar AL8/78 chromosome 6, Aet v6.0, whole genome shotgun sequence genomic window:
- the LOC109784688 gene encoding uncharacterized protein isoform X2, with protein MMRRALRKNGAAAVSKAAISSTLVAVVSATLSLETKLMALALALGGLYLLQRVLVGKRRRSGHWLVQYGAMAAYYLPVPLVFYATKAVSSTSHSHHIHEDTPSLVVGVFYMFRLSLPSFQEVVAPLVTNMRAYSLHDRPQDGYNYLMWLLFLGWVDWGIILDWARCCRRRVLYRLVQMGLDFFLTLFTLFAHTSESTLDCQTKAVADYMKRESSKSSSTSTTSPFFDEDDDANSNSSLKLLDCCRYPFVQRGNGEWATVKDLVQRDDLPNEDKDIWLSYSLCRLLARRYYGFHCAEEGDDKVRCLALADLTRADGYKRVFTIAEDVFDPFQAQTGGAYWRNKIGQYSILQDYDRRRSPKKALVAWFHRIVLSQPSYRFIKHLPVEEDQVDMLELDNMRELVANTLRDIDGPPTNGTRSLKINMGKINRATRNRDSPGYDWLWTCKQETHTDAILIWHIATCYCDMTPISDDPLVKWHHEVAKALSRYCAYLVAFLPEFLPEHSLTTKQVFQRVLQEAQQELGEKPMKEEEKRTKIRGLQLPDQHEQRTTFHKGIHLGRQLEMLSDDNLRWKVMAEFWAEMILYIAPSDNAEAHIAHLAKGGEFITHLWAMLSNAGILKRATGEWHLPHASTTKRGTPKKIETTKARTQECPF; from the exons ATGATGCGGCGAGCCTTGAGAAAGAATGGGGCCGCTGCTGTCTCCAAGGCCGCCATCTCCTCCACACTAGTCGCTGTGGTATCGGCGACGTTGAGCCTGGAAACCAAACTCATGGCCCTGGCACTGGCATTGGGCGGCCTCTACCTGCTCCAGCGTGTCCTGGTGGGAAAGCGCCGTCGCTCGGGGCACTGGCTCGTCCAGTATGGTGCGATGGCGGCCTACTATCTTCCCGTTCCTCTCGTGTTTTACGCTACCAAAGCTGTGTCCTCCACCTCCCACTCCCACCACATCCATGAAGATACCCCTTCGCTCGTGGTCGGCGTCTTCTACATGTTTCGCTTGAGCCTTCCATCATTTCAAGAGGTCGTTGCACCGCTTGTCACCAACATGAGAGCCTATTCTCTCCACGACCGCCCACAAGATGGTTACAATTATCTCATGTGGCTACTCTTCCTTGGTTGGGTAGATTGGGGAATTATTCTAGATTGGGCTCGGTGCTGTCGGCGGCGAGTACTGTACCGACTTGTGCAGATGGGTCTAGATTTTTTCTTGACCTTGTTCACTCTATTTGCTCATACATCAGAATCCACCTTGGATTGCCAGACCAAAGCAGTCGCTGACTACATGAAGCGGGAGTCCAGCAAATCGTCGTCAACCTCAACGACCTCACCAttttttgatgaagatgatgatgctaACAGTAACAGCAGTCTGAAGCTGCTAGATTGTTGCAGATATCCCTTTGTGCAGAGGGGAAATGGGGAATGGGCCACTGTCAAAGATTTGGTGCAGCGAGATGACCTGCCGAATGAGGACAAGGACATTTGGCTCTCCTACAGCTTGTGCCGGCTTTTGGCAAGGCGCTACTATGGGTTCCACTGCGCAGAAgaaggagatgacaaggtgcgcTGTCTTGCGCTGGCGGACCTGACAAGAGCAGATGGCTACAAGAGGGTATTCACCATTGCTGAG GATGTTTTTGACCCGTTTCAAGCTCAAACTGGTGGTGCTTACTGGAGGAACAAAATAGGCCAATACTCAATTCTCCAAGACTACGACCGTCGTCGCTCTCCCAAGAAGGCTCTTGTAGCCTGGTTCCACAGAATTGTGCTATCCCAACCGTCATATAGGTTCATCAAGCATCTCCCAGTAGAAGAAGACCAGGTCGACATGCTAGAGCTGGACAACATGAGAGAGTTGGTTGCCAATACTCTCCGGGATATAGATGGCCCACCAACAAACGGCACCAGGTCTCTCAAGATAAACATGGGCAAGATAAACAGGGCTACGAGAAACAGGGACAGTCCTGGTTATGACTGGTTATGGACCTGCAAGCAAGAAACTCATACGGACGCCATCCTCATATGGCACATAGCAACCTGCTACTGTGACATGACACCAATAAGTGATGACCCATTGGTAAAATGGCATCATGAAGTAGCCAAAGCATTGTCAAGATATTGTGCCTACCTGGTGGCCTTTCTTCCGGAGTTCCTCCCGGAGCATAGCCTGACCACAAAACAAGTGTTTCAAAGAGTCTTGCAGGAAGCACAGCAAGAACTAGGAGAAAAACCAATGAAGGAGGAAGAAAAGCGCACCAAGATCCGAGGGTTACAGCTACCTGACCAACATGAACAGCGGACGACCTTTCACAAGGGTATCCACCTAGGACGGCAACTGGAGATGCTCAGCGATGACAACCTACGCTGGAAGGTCATGGCAGAGTTCTGGGCAGAGATGATCCTGTACATCGCGCCGTCCGACAACGCGGAGGCACACATCGCGCACCTGGCCAAAGGTGGGGAGTTCATCACGCACCTCTGGGCCATGCTCTCCAATGCCGGCATCCTGA
- the LOC109784688 gene encoding uncharacterized protein isoform X1 has translation MMRRALRKNGAAAVSKAAISSTLVAVVSATLSLETKLMALALALGGLYLLQRVLVGKRRRSGHWLVQYGAMAAYYLPVPLVFYATKAVSSTSHSHHIHEDTPSLVVGVFYMFRLSLPSFQEVVAPLVTNMRAYSLHDRPQDGYNYLMWLLFLGWVDWGIILDWARCCRRRVLYRLVQMGLDFFLTLFTLFAHTSESTLDCQTKAVADYMKRESSKSSSTSTTSPFFDEDDDANSNSSLKLLDCCRYPFVQRGNGEWATVKDLVQRDDLPNEDKDIWLSYSLCRLLARRYYGFHCAEEGDDKVRCLALADLTRADGYKRVFTIAEVQLAFLHDYFFTASLPIIESGLKYIDVAQQFLGEFYVIISIFSSGIPLVIATFMSLCSLFENPMSLLVKNLVAIYWRPIHTAFRKLNDLPNHPRLIIIRFRPNPNVQDVFDPFQAQTGGAYWRNKIGQYSILQDYDRRRSPKKALVAWFHRIVLSQPSYRFIKHLPVEEDQVDMLELDNMRELVANTLRDIDGPPTNGTRSLKINMGKINRATRNRDSPGYDWLWTCKQETHTDAILIWHIATCYCDMTPISDDPLVKWHHEVAKALSRYCAYLVAFLPEFLPEHSLTTKQVFQRVLQEAQQELGEKPMKEEEKRTKIRGLQLPDQHEQRTTFHKGIHLGRQLEMLSDDNLRWKVMAEFWAEMILYIAPSDNAEAHIAHLAKGGEFITHLWAMLSNAGILKRATGEWHLPHASTTKRGTPKKIETTKARTQECPF, from the coding sequence ATGATGCGGCGAGCCTTGAGAAAGAATGGGGCCGCTGCTGTCTCCAAGGCCGCCATCTCCTCCACACTAGTCGCTGTGGTATCGGCGACGTTGAGCCTGGAAACCAAACTCATGGCCCTGGCACTGGCATTGGGCGGCCTCTACCTGCTCCAGCGTGTCCTGGTGGGAAAGCGCCGTCGCTCGGGGCACTGGCTCGTCCAGTATGGTGCGATGGCGGCCTACTATCTTCCCGTTCCTCTCGTGTTTTACGCTACCAAAGCTGTGTCCTCCACCTCCCACTCCCACCACATCCATGAAGATACCCCTTCGCTCGTGGTCGGCGTCTTCTACATGTTTCGCTTGAGCCTTCCATCATTTCAAGAGGTCGTTGCACCGCTTGTCACCAACATGAGAGCCTATTCTCTCCACGACCGCCCACAAGATGGTTACAATTATCTCATGTGGCTACTCTTCCTTGGTTGGGTAGATTGGGGAATTATTCTAGATTGGGCTCGGTGCTGTCGGCGGCGAGTACTGTACCGACTTGTGCAGATGGGTCTAGATTTTTTCTTGACCTTGTTCACTCTATTTGCTCATACATCAGAATCCACCTTGGATTGCCAGACCAAAGCAGTCGCTGACTACATGAAGCGGGAGTCCAGCAAATCGTCGTCAACCTCAACGACCTCACCAttttttgatgaagatgatgatgctaACAGTAACAGCAGTCTGAAGCTGCTAGATTGTTGCAGATATCCCTTTGTGCAGAGGGGAAATGGGGAATGGGCCACTGTCAAAGATTTGGTGCAGCGAGATGACCTGCCGAATGAGGACAAGGACATTTGGCTCTCCTACAGCTTGTGCCGGCTTTTGGCAAGGCGCTACTATGGGTTCCACTGCGCAGAAgaaggagatgacaaggtgcgcTGTCTTGCGCTGGCGGACCTGACAAGAGCAGATGGCTACAAGAGGGTATTCACCATTGCTGAGGTGCAGTTGGCTTTCCTTCACGATTACTTCTTCACCGCCTCCCTCCCAATCATAGAATCAGGATTGAAGTACATTGACGTTGCACAACAGTTTTTGGGTGAATTCTATGTGATCATTTCAATCTTCTCTAGTGGCATTCCACTCGTGATTGCAACGTTTATGTCATTGTGTTCACTATTTGAGAACCCAATGTCGTTGCTGGTTAAAAATCTTGTGGCCATCTATTGGCGTCCAATACACACTGCTTTTCGAAAACTCAATGATCTCCCCAACCACCCCCGCCTCATCATCATCCGCTTTAGGCCTAATCCTAATGTGCAGGATGTTTTTGACCCGTTTCAAGCTCAAACTGGTGGTGCTTACTGGAGGAACAAAATAGGCCAATACTCAATTCTCCAAGACTACGACCGTCGTCGCTCTCCCAAGAAGGCTCTTGTAGCCTGGTTCCACAGAATTGTGCTATCCCAACCGTCATATAGGTTCATCAAGCATCTCCCAGTAGAAGAAGACCAGGTCGACATGCTAGAGCTGGACAACATGAGAGAGTTGGTTGCCAATACTCTCCGGGATATAGATGGCCCACCAACAAACGGCACCAGGTCTCTCAAGATAAACATGGGCAAGATAAACAGGGCTACGAGAAACAGGGACAGTCCTGGTTATGACTGGTTATGGACCTGCAAGCAAGAAACTCATACGGACGCCATCCTCATATGGCACATAGCAACCTGCTACTGTGACATGACACCAATAAGTGATGACCCATTGGTAAAATGGCATCATGAAGTAGCCAAAGCATTGTCAAGATATTGTGCCTACCTGGTGGCCTTTCTTCCGGAGTTCCTCCCGGAGCATAGCCTGACCACAAAACAAGTGTTTCAAAGAGTCTTGCAGGAAGCACAGCAAGAACTAGGAGAAAAACCAATGAAGGAGGAAGAAAAGCGCACCAAGATCCGAGGGTTACAGCTACCTGACCAACATGAACAGCGGACGACCTTTCACAAGGGTATCCACCTAGGACGGCAACTGGAGATGCTCAGCGATGACAACCTACGCTGGAAGGTCATGGCAGAGTTCTGGGCAGAGATGATCCTGTACATCGCGCCGTCCGACAACGCGGAGGCACACATCGCGCACCTGGCCAAAGGTGGGGAGTTCATCACGCACCTCTGGGCCATGCTCTCCAATGCCGGCATCCTGA